A genomic region of Fusarium oxysporum Fo47 chromosome VI, complete sequence contains the following coding sequences:
- a CDS encoding aspartic endopeptidase, producing the protein MAENATNPAALEGSFDALNSTLANGQNWLSSFAHIKDLSFVMLEVRLVLSAIGIIYLGAHAALRRPPSAQPAKKKKPGSKDDDEERFAQGLEPSDAIIFPLMAGAVLIGLYYLIQWLKDPDILNKILRWYMSTMSVASLVSIYSHGIEVVTSLAFPRYWRGRDGRLREADQKTRSVQVCDDAGNPDAAIPKTQNPFPGPFACLAFSEKIRKSGWELRGLLKRHWAIKLFIHGMGKEEGRIKFAHVVSLVMALATALIYSSTTSPLLSNMLGYAMCYGSIQLISPTDFLTSTLILVGLFFYDIIMVFYTPYMVTVATKLDVPIKLTFEAAERKSILGLGDIVIPGMVMALALRFDLWLHYDQKIKYESTDLKLIEKDPTSGALITRSETKHKEVKAKYVNVKGKWGDSLWTRGTFFIFGSQQLPPDLAAAHFRKTYFHASVIGYLLGMLVTLAMLLIFKRGQPALLYLVPGVLGSLWLTGLVRGEIKQMWKYTEDGSLDKIDVVVDLDGEGNAIKTLGKLEDGVVDTTKKDEKKDGEDKPKDKEDRKAKEGDKSESKEERHVFLLSVDAEPETE; encoded by the exons ATGGCAGAAAACGCTACAAATCCAGCCGCCCTAGAGGGCTCTTTCGATGCTCTAAATTCTACCCTCGCCAATGGGCAAAATTGGCTCTCATCTTTTGCACATATTAAAGATCTGAGTTTTGTTATGCTTGAAGTCAGGCTCGTCCTCAGCGCTATTGGCATCATCTATCTCGGTGCCCACGCTGCTCTTCGGCGACCCCCATCTGCGCAACCTgcgaagaaaaagaagcctGGTTCCaaagatgacgacgaggagcGTTTTGCCCAGGGACTAGAGCCCTCCGATGCCATTATTTTCCCGCTTATGGCTGGTGCCGTCCTTATCGGCCTGTACTACCTGATTCAGTGGCTTAAGGACCCTGACATTCTGAACAAAATTCTGCGCTGGTACATGTCTACCATGTCGGTTGCTAGTCTTGTATCAATCTATTCTCATGGTATTGAGGTGGTGACCAGCCTGGCGTTTCCACGATACTGGCGCGGCCGTGACGGGCGACTAAGGGAAGCGGATCAAAAGACAAGATCAGTACAAGTCTGCGATGATGCGGGTAACCCTGACGCAGCCATCCCTAAAACGCAAAACCCCTTTCCTGGACCATTTGCTTGTTTGGCGTTCTCGGAGAAGATCCGCAAGTCTGGCTGGGAGCTTCGAGGCCTCCTTAAGCGGCATTGggccatcaagctcttcatccATGGAATGGGCAAAGAGGAAGGTCGAATCAAGTTTGCTCATGTAGTGTCCTTGGTTATGGCACTAGCCACGGCGCTCATTTATTCATCAACTACCTCCCCCTTGTTGAGTAATATGCTTGGTTACGCCATGTGCTATGGCTCCATTCAACTCATCTCGCCCACAGATTTCTTGACTAGTACTCTGATCCTGGTTGGTCTGTTCTTTTACGACATCATAATGGTATTTTACAC CCCCTATATGGTTACAGTAGCAACCAAGTTGGACGTCCCAATCAAGCTCACTTTCGAGGCTGCAGAGCGTAAGAGTATCCTCGGACTGGGTGACATTGTCATTCCAGGCATGGTCATGGCCCTAGCCCTTCGGTTTGACCTCTGGCTCCATTATGATCAAAAGATCAAGTATGAGAGCACTGACCTGAAGCTCATTGAGAAGGACCCGACATCAGGCGCTCTCATCACACGGAGCGAGACTAAACACAAGGAGGTTAAGGCCAAGTACGTCAACGTCAAAGGAAAATGGGGAGATAGCCTTTGGACGCGTGGAACATTCTTTATCTTTGGGTCGCAGCAGCTGCCCCCTGACTTGGCGGCTGCACACTTTCGCAAGACTTACTTTCATGCCTCCGTCATTGGGTATCTTCTCGGCATGCTGGTTACCTTGGCTATGCTCTTGATTTTCAAGCGTGGCCAACCTGCATTGTTGTATCTCGTTCCTGGCGTTCTGGGATCTCTCTGGCTGACAGGACTGGTGCGTGGAGAAATTAAGCAGATGTGGAAATACACCGAAGATGGAAGCCTAGACAAGATTGATGTGGTTGTGGACTTGGATGGCGAGGGCAACGCGATCAAGACCCTCGGCAAACTAGAAGACGGCGTCGTGGATACAACTAAAAAGGACGAAAAGAAAGACGGAGAGGACAAACCCAAGGATAAAGAAGATAGAAAAGCAAAGGAAGGGGACAAGAGCGAAAGCAAGGAAGAACGTCATGTATTCTTACTCTCGGTTGATGCTGAGCCAGAGACAGAATAA